gcatgtgaccctcgatctccaacgggagatcctgccctgggcatgctcagacagagaaaagcaggacttagatccagaaacgtccactcgccgctgcccagcactggcttcaatggcagaagcaggaaaagcagcagtaactcttcgcacagagtcagactgagcgagacgctgggatcgacgtccctgctgagcagactccactgcagctggagaagaatgggagaccgcagcggagacggatcgagattccccctgtgcagcagaggaaactcgactcctaacagagtgGTCACACTAtatagctctgtactgtaagagctgtcacactatatagctctgtactgtaagagcggtcacactatagagctctgtactgtaagatcggtcacactatagagctctgtactgcaagagcggtcacactatagagctctgtactgtaagagcggtcacactatatagctctgtactgtaagagaggtcacactatagagctctgtactgtaagagtggtcacactatatagctctgtactgtaagagcggtcacactatagagctctgtactgtaagatcggtcacactatagagctctgtactgtaagagcggtcacactatagagctctgtactgtaagatcgGTCACACTAtatagctctgtactgtaagagcggtcacactatagagctctgtactgtaagatcggtcacactatagagctctgtactgtaagagcggtcacactatagagctctgtactgtaagatcggtcacactatagagctctgtactgtaagagcggtcacactatagagctctgtactgtaagagcggtcacactatagagctctgtactgtaagagcggttacactatagagctctgtactgtaaaagcggtcacactatagagctgtgtactgtaagagtggtcacactatatagctctgtactgtaagagcggtcacactatagacctctgtactgtaagagcggtcacactatagagctctgtactgtaagagcggttacactatagagctctgtactgtaagagcggttacactatagagctctgtactgtaaaagcggtcacactatagacctctgtactgtaagagcggtcacactatagagctctgtactgtaagagcggttacactatagagctctgtactgtaaaagcggtcacactatagagctctgtactgtaagagcggtcacactatagagctctgtactgtaagagcggtcacactatagagctctgtactgtaagagcggtcacactatagagctctgtactgtaagagcggtcacactatagagctctgtactgtaagagcggtcacactatagagctctgtactgtaagagcggtcacactatagagctctgtactgtaagagcggtcacactatagagctctgtactgtaagagcggtcacactatagagctctgtactgtaagagcggtcacactatagagatctgtactgtaagagcggtcacactatagagctctgtactgtaagagcggtcacactatagagctctgtactgtaagagcggttacactatagagctctgtactgtaaaagcggttacactatagagctgtgtactgtaagagtggtcacactatatagctctgtactgtaagagctgtcacactatagagctctgtactgtaagagcggttacactatagagctctgtactgtaaaagcggtcacactatagagctctgtactgtaagagcggtcacactatagagctctgtactgtaagagcggtcacagtatagagctctgtactgtaagagcggtcacactatagagctctgtactgtaagagtggtcacactatatagctctgtactgtaagagcggtcacactatagagctctgtactgtaagagcggtcacactatagagctctgtactgtaagagcggtcacactatagagctctgtactgtaagagcggtcacactatagagctctgtactgtaagagcggtcacactatagagctctgtactgtaagagcggtcacactatagagctctgtactgtaagagcggtcacactatagagctctgtactgtaagagcggtcacactatagagctctgtactgtaagagcggtcacactatagagctctgtactgtaagagcgtcacactatagagctctgtactgtaagagcggtcacactatagagctctgtactgtaagagcggtcacactatagagctctgtactgtaagagcggtcacattttGCAGTTCTGCCCCTGGAGTTTATGTTTTTTATTTCACCAAAACTTCCTTGGAAATCTCCTGAGAAGTAAATATTATCTTAACTTATAGGCAGTAGACGGACGAGCAGATTAGATCCAAGCAGTAGATGCTCTAGTGAAGGACTTATACATTTTGTTCTAGACTGTTCAAACACAAAAATAATATAGAGACGTGGTGATTTATACATCAGTTTATTAAATGAAACTATAGCATTGGATACCTCATAATGAATGACAGGCACAAGTTATTCTCTTCCAATAAATTCAGTATTTTATTAAGTATAATTTCTTGATATATTTACGAAAAACTTCATCTCTTACCCCATAAATGACCGGACTAAGAAGCCTTGGGAAACACGTGAATATAAGAAAGTTTGAGATGAGTAAGTAACTAATATTTTTGATAAATACGGTCTCGGTGATGGTGGAGATGAAGGAGACCAAACATAATATGAGCTGGAAGGCGTGGAGCATCACAGTTTTTCTGGCTTTAAGGGCGGATGACCCACCAGATCCGATCTTCCTGGCAACCAGCATTACTTTAATGTAAGTAAATGCAATGATTAATGCGACCACGGCGAAGCTGAAGATATTGATGATGGACTTTATTACATTTTGTTGGGGAGTTAAAGCCAATAGTGAAGCATCACAAGACACATACAATGACAAAAAACTTACTTCAATCGAGTACATTATCACAGTCAGGTCGGCAATACTCGGACAAACTCCTATGACCCAGATTACGAGAATCATAGAACGAGCTTTTTTTGCCGTGCAAAACTCTAGATGTCTTAAGGGGAAACATATGGCGACGTAACGTTCTAGAGACATGACGGCCAGGTTGTATGGAGTCACTCGAAAGGAGCAAGCGACCAAGGTGTGTAGCATGAAACATACCGGCACCGGGAGGGATACAGAATAATTGGTAGACAATAGAAGGAAATTTCCAAGAGCCAGATACAATGTATCATTGATGAGCATGTGGACAAAGAGGATGTAACGAGACTTCTCCCAGATGTGAGGATTGGAGAAGAAGACCTTCAGAAGAACAGAGATGATGTACAGGAAGAAGGTGAAAAATAGAAGATTGAAAACAACAAGAACAGTTCGGGTGACCGCATGAACCCATTCAATATAAATGGACATTGCGGAATCATTCCTAGGGATAGATGTAAAATTCACCATTGGAAACTGGATGACGGCAATTCTTCTATGGGATCTAACACTGATAGGAAATAAGAAAGTGACAAGATTAAGCTTTTCAGATGTGAAGAATTCATAAATATCTGACTTCTCTTGTGCCGAACCTTCTTTTAACCAAACTGACATTCCTACAATTCATAGGAAATATGGTAGTATGGTCTCATATTTGGTTGCCATAATAGCTTCCTTCAGCTTAGAGGTGCTACAGAGGCATAACGTGAGAAAAGGTATAAAAGGAGTAGTCGATTGTTGTGGAATCATCTCCGAGCACATAAAAAAACAGCTTATTTTGCCAAGACATGCTTCTTTTTCCAGGATGGATGGCTCAAGTTTGCCAGAAAGGACTCTCATAGAGCAGCTCATTATTCTGGCTGATAGCGGATGTTTCCAAATAGGGCACTCCTGTATATGACCTAACGTCAGCACATTGTAGACCTAGGAATGTATTCTGGTAAGGACCTCTGACTGCACCGAATTCACCAAAAATGCTGCAAGTTTTATTCCAATTGCACTTCCTTTTTGgaggtgcatttgaacagcaaggttgattgctgttaagggaactagagaaaaaaaataaatctataaatcttcagcatagcgagtgtgagcgagctgagtgtgagctgagcataagtgtgaacggcggtaagtgtgacttgtgattcagtgactttggaatcAGGGAGTTTCCAAGAGAGGAAttactgtctgtattttattaatactttgtatttattttttattttttttaatttaacttttctgtctggtgcaatccccattaggaaatgtgctccactattgttaatgccatccagtgcacatcttgccacatgtatgcaatccttgagcagccgatcgagggtgcatactgctgtgcgagatgtgagcacgttgtgcatttggaaacccagattctggatctaaatgtgcatctgccaacactgagatccatagacaatatggagaggagtcttctgctcacggagcagacgctcaatgggatagatgagggggggatggtaggatggagctgcaggacgatgaagtagcaagctgggtgaccgttaggaagtggggtagagggaagagtgccagggaggctagtcctgatctggaacaccccaataagtttgctaagttggcagatgaggggggtgccagtacaggggtagcactgctgcagacaggcatgtcctctgaaagccggaggagtgattgctccagtaaggagggaaagaggagaacagggcaggccagacaggtgctagtagtgggggactcaattattaggagaacagatagggcaatctgtcacaaagacagggatcgtcgaacggtgtgctgcctacctggcgctcaagtccaacacatcg
The Ranitomeya imitator isolate aRanImi1 chromosome 3, aRanImi1.pri, whole genome shotgun sequence genome window above contains:
- the LOC138671811 gene encoding odorant receptor 131-2-like → MSVWLKEGSAQEKSDIYEFFTSEKLNLVTFLFPISVRSHRRIAVIQFPMVNFTSIPRNDSAMSIYIEWVHAVTRTVLVVFNLLFFTFFLYIISVLLKVFFSNPHIWEKSRYILFVHMLINDTLYLALGNFLLLSTNYSVSLPVPVCFMLHTLVACSFRVTPYNLAVMSLERYVAICFPLRHLEFCTAKKARSMILVIWVIGVCPSIADLTVIMYSIEVSFLSLYVSCDASLLALTPQQNVIKSIINIFSFAVVALIIAFTYIKVMLVARKIGSGGSSALKARKTVMLHAFQLILCLVSFISTITETVFIKNISYLLISNFLIFTCFPRLLSPVIYGVRDEVFRKYIKKLYLIKY